The Drosophila innubila isolate TH190305 chromosome 3R unlocalized genomic scaffold, UK_Dinn_1.0 2_E_3R, whole genome shotgun sequence genome has a segment encoding these proteins:
- the LOC117791985 gene encoding uncharacterized protein CG16817, which produces MSAAGSIPPPVSWAQRNDLVYVIIDVECKDIEQKVTENSFTFKGVNVLDASKKYEVTLNFLHSVDPEKVTSKNIGRCLEFTIPKKESGPYWPTLTTDKTKLHFLKANFTKWRDESDDEEDPKDNGMFGNLLNSPSGDWNNKFDDFNVDEDDDSDDNIPSLSQNDEDEDEGGEGDKEKKAAA; this is translated from the exons TTCTATTCCGCCACCCGTTTCGTGGGCTCAGCGCAACGATTTGGTGTACGTAATCATCGATGTGGAATGCAAGGACATTGAGCAGAA AGTGACAGAAAACAGCTTCACTTTCAAGGGTGTGAATGTGCTGGATGCCTCGAAGAAATACGAAGTCACATTGAATTTCTTGCACTCGGTTGATCCGGAGAAAGTGACTAGCAAGAATATTGGACGTTGCCTTGAATTCACAATACCTAAGAAAGAGAGTGGACCCTATTGGCCTACATTGACCACGGATAAAACCAAATTGCATTTCCTTAAAGCCAACTTCACCAAGTGGCGCGACGAGTCTGACGATGAAGAAG ATCCCAAGGACAATGGCATGTTCGGCAACTTGCTCAACAGCCCTAGCGGAGATTGGAACAACAAGTTCGATGACTTCAATGTAGACGAAGATGACGACTCTGATGATAACATCCCCAGCCTGTCGCAAAATGATGAGGATGAAGACGAGGGCGGAGAGGGTGACAAAGAAAAGAAGGCAGCTGCTTAA
- the LOC117791843 gene encoding nucleoside diphosphate kinase 7: MRAQMQPTNTGRLAFVAEWFHVEAGITHTYLLTFHLSDGAVEVFDQRSKKTFLRRTKIPELTRRDFFVGSKINVFGRQFDIVDYADEITRNTLAKYRKRAFVLLKSSMWPKNLGEFLTTLIDNKININNALMVQFTPKTVTQFLSSKQDDDVHTSVLMNELLAGPAISLELIGDNVAEIISACSKYNTENASTTIELSSSMQQLFEREEVRYGFYCPEREENVPNDLKFFFEERHSIAKDCRFKNSTLAIIKPHCIKDGYLGQILNEILTSGFKIEAMRMLLMARVNCEEFYEVYRGILPEFIPMVAQLASGVCMCLEIVSEDPDKNSHEEFRSFCGPMDPEIAKLLRPHTLRSKFGISKVLNAVHCTDLPDDTNLELQYMFKILE, translated from the exons atgaGAGCCCAGATGCAGCCCACAAATACTGGCAGACTTGCATTTGTAGCCGAGTGGTTCCACGTCGAGGCTGGAATTACACACACTTATCTacttacatttcatttaagcGATGGCGCCGTCGAAGTG TTCGATCAGCGAAGCAAAAAGACTTTTTTGCGACGAACCAAAATCCCCGAATTGACTCGACGCGATTTCTTTGTGGGCTCAAAGATTAATGTTTTTGGACGACAATTTGATATTGTCGACTATGCAGACGAAATAACCCGCAACACTTTGGCCAAATACCGAAAGCG AGCATTTGTGCTGCTCAAGAGCAGTATGTGGCCAAAAAATCTGGGTGAATTTCTCACTACACTGATTGACAACAAGATCAATATAAACAATGCATTAATGGTTCAGTTTACACCAAAAACAGTTACACAGTTTCTGTCCAGCAAGCAGGATGACGATGTCCACACATC CGTTCTAATGAACGAGCTACTGGCTGGACCTGCCATTAGTTTGGAGCTAATCGGCGATAATGTGGCAGAGATAATATCAGCCTGCTCCAAGTACAACACGGAGAATGCCTCAACAACCATCGAACTGTCGAGCAGCATGCAGCAGCTGTTTGAGCGCGAGGAAGTGCGCTATGGCTTCTACTGCCCGGAGCGAGAAGAGAATGTGCCCAATGACTTGAAGTTCTTTTTTGAGGAGCGACACAGCATCGCCAAGGATTGTCGATTCAAGAACAGCACACTGGCCATTATTAAGCCACACTGCATCAAAGATGGCTATCTGGGACAGATTTTAAACGAAATATTAACATCTGGCTTCAAAATAGAAGCAATGCGCATGCTGCTCATGGCCCGCGTCAACTGCGAGGAGTTCTACGAGGTTTATCGGGGAATCTTGCCCGAGTTTATACCCATGGTGGCTCAGCTGGCTAGTGGCGTCTGCATGTGCCTGGAGATTGTTTCCGAGGATCCTGATAAGAATTCGCATGAAGAATTCCGCAGCTTTTGCGGACCTATGGATCCTGAAATTGCCAAGCTCCTGCGTCCTCATACATTGCGGTCTAAATTTGGTATCTCCAAGGTGCTAAATGCCGTACATTGCACGGATCTGCCAGACGATACCAATTTGGAATTGCAATACATGTTCAAGATCcttgaataa
- the LOC117791841 gene encoding peptide transporter family 1 yields MFRATEIGSEETLPALAELTQASADAGETAQLRKPRSSLPNYGFAPIPSIRIEYKYPRAVFFILGTKFFEAFAANGIRTILVLFLRDDLNFSESFSTIVLHIFNFFGQFCPIIGAVLADSYMGNVRTISGFSFLYAFGWLLLTLTSLPSVGMPVTAFLLVSISFIAVGNGSVRACITSLGALQFKLPEQALYLSEYFSIYYFVYYFGIFVSKVLPPLVRANTHCFDKTTCYPAVFGTLGSSFMMAWFIFLMGKYFYKPEKISGDNILFKFCGCIKTALLSKWRRRQSDKRYTYWLHNAIGPYDLDFVNDVSKVLRISKLFIPLPFYFALLAQQDSSWTFQATMMNTTVLGVTIQPDQAKAVGPILLFILIPLWQYITAPLLRRLFHWELQPLHSVTIGGICSAGAFFCAGALQDRLMESPSYSINIVWQIPQFLLLMLGELLLSIPGLQFAFTQAPSSMKSVVTAAWFLNNAFGNLIVVLITQLNVLSSQKSEYFFYAVLMLVCIIIFALLAFDYALQDRKNNFQARDLVVLLPNDLDDVPTSSSRTVSV; encoded by the exons ATGTTTCGCGCTACGGAAATTGGCAGTGAAGAAA CTTTGCCTGCTCTCGCGGAACTCACACAAGCATCGGCTGATGCCGGGGAAACGGCACAGCTGAGGAAACCCCGCAGCTCCCTGCCAAACTATGGATTCGCCCCCATACCCAGCATACGCATCGAGTACAAGTATCCACGTGCCGTCTTCTTCATACTGGGCACCAAATTCTTTGAGGCATTTGCGGCAAATGGAATACGCA CTATATTGGTTCTCTTTTTGCGCGATGATCTTAACTTTTCGGAAAGCTTCTCAACGATTGTTCTACACATTTTCAACTTCTTTGGTCAGTTCTGTCCCATAATTGGAGCCGTCCTGGCGGATAGTTATATGGGCAATGTTCGTACCATCTCTGGATTTAGTTTTCTCTATGCATTTGGATGGCTGCTTCTCACGCTGACATCGCTACCATCTGTGGGCATGCCAGTGACAGCATT TTTGCTGGTATCGATCTCCTTTATAGCTGTCGGCAATGGATCCGTGCGAGCGTGCATCACATCGCTGGGCGCACTGCAGTTTAAGCTGCCAGAGCAAGCCCTATATTTGTCGGAATACTTCTCCatctattattttgtttattattttggaaTATTCGTAAGCAAAGTTCTGCCTCCGTTGGTGCGAGCAAACACTCATTGTTTTGACAAGACAACATGCTATCCGGCTGTATTTGGCACATTGGGTAGTTCCTTTATGATGGCCTGGT TCATCTTTCTCATGGGCAAATACTTCTACAAGCCGGAGAAAATATCCGGCGATAACATACTCTTTAAGTTCTGTGGCTGCATCAAGACGGCGCTCCTGAGCAAGTGGCGACGTCGGCAGTCGGACAAAAGATACACCTACTGGCTGCACAATGCCATCGGTCCCTATGATCTGGACTTTGTAAACGATGTGTCCAAAGTTCTGCGT ATTAGCAAGCTCTTCATTCCACTACCCTTCTACTTTGCTCTGCTGGCACAGCAGGACTCCAGCTGGACGTTTCAGGCGACCATGATGAATACTACGGTGCTGGGTGTCACCATACAACCGGATCAGGCCAAAGCCGTCGGACCgatccttttatttattctaattCCCCTCTGGCAATATATAACCGCTCCACTTCTGCGTAGGCTGTTCCACTGGGAGCTACAGCCGCTTCACAGCGTCACTATTGGCGGCATTTGCTCAGCTGGAGCCTTCTTCTGTGCTGGCGCCCTGCAGGATCGACTTATG GAATCACCTAGTTACAGCATCAACATTGTCTGGCAAATTCCGCAGTTTCTGCTGCTCATGTTGGGCGAATTGTTGCTTTCGATTCCTGGACTACAGTTTGCCTTCACGCAGGCTCCCTCCTCGATGAAATCGGTGGTTACAGCCGCCTGGTTTTTGAATAATGCCTTTGGCAATCtcattgttgttcttattaCTCAACTGAATGTGCTGAGCTCTCAAAAGTCCGAGTATTTCTTCTATGCGGTGCTTATGCTGGTATGCATCATAATATTTGCTCTGCTGGCCTTTGACTATGCGCTGCAGGATCGGAAAAATAACTTTCAAGCGAGAGACTTGGTTGTGCTTCTCCCCAATGATCTGGACGATGTGCCCACATCCAGCAGTCGCACTGTGAGTGTCTAG
- the LOC117789698 gene encoding transmembrane emp24 domain-containing protein eca, whose protein sequence is MRNQIICLALVLCTLHSACGLYFHISETERKCFIEEVPDDTTVIVNYKVELYDPRSNGFMPSSPGIGMHVEVRDSDDKVILSRVYSSQGRISFTSHTPGEHVICMYSNSTAWFNGAQLRVHLDIQVGEHAVDYANVAQKEKLTELQMRVLQLLGQVEQITKEQSYQRYREERFRHTSESTNSRVLWWSLAQTVVLVCMGFWQMRHLKSFFEAKKLV, encoded by the exons atgcgTAACCAAATCATCTGCCTGGCTTTGGTGTTATGCACCCTACACAGCGCCTGCGGCCTGTACTTTCACATATCGGAAACGGAGCGCAAATGCTTCATTGAGGAGGTTCCCGACGACACAACTGTGATTG TCAATTATAAGGTGGAGCTATATGATCCCCGTTCCAATGGCTTCATGCCATCCTCGCCCGGCATTGGCATGCATGTTGAAGTGCGCGACAGTGACGACAAGGTGATTCTATCTCGCGTATACAGCTCACAAGGACGCATCTCATTTACATCGCACACTCCCGGTGAGCATGTTATCTGCATGTACTCGAACAGCACTGCGTGGTTCAATGGCGCACAGCTGCGTGTGCATCTGGATATTCAGGTGGGCGAGCACGCCGTCGACTATGCCAATGTGGCACAGAAGGAGAAGCTAACTGAGCTGCAGATGCGTGTTCTTCAGCTGCTCGGTCAAGTCGAGCAAATAACCAAGGAGCAAAGCTATCAGCGCTATCGTGAGGAGCGTTTCCGTCACACTAGCGAAAGCACCAATTCCCGTGTCTTATGGTGGTCACTGGCCCAGACTGTGGTCCTTGTCTGCATGGGATTCTGGCAGATGCGTCATCTGAAGAGCTTCTTCGAGGCCAAGAAGCTGGTGTGA
- the LOC117789697 gene encoding DDRGK domain-containing protein 1 encodes MDLILLIGIATALLVVLLTLYFLQNKKAKTDTKAAAQPQRGVPQRAQEGVPRRAQIARNQRNRLRQNQNAPAAAPAAAAPPADSDDDEAVAGDDNAQRVPQGAVLDEKMGAKKRAKMEAKEQKRLQREQELHDREQRKVKEAQEEAERKQQDELEAEVERKKAESERLAKEERERKEHEEYLKMKAAFSIEEEGYEEGDADEKENLLADFIQYIKDNKVVLLEDLATAFKLKTQQAIERIQELQANGTITGVIDDRGKFIYISEAELTAVAKFIKQRGRVSIAELAESSNNLINLTPVAAGEGSV; translated from the exons atggaCCTGATATTACTTATAGGCATTGCCACGGCCCTGCTTGTTGTTCTGCTCACACTTTACTTTTTGCAgaacaaaaaagcaaagactG ATACAAAGGCAGCTGCACAACCACAACGTGGCGTCCCACAGCGCGCTCAGGAAGGGGTGCCAAGACGCGCACAAATAGCCCGTAATCAGCGCAATCGATTACGTCAGAATCAAAATGCGCCTGCAGCAGCTCCCGCGGCAGCTGCCCCTCCAGCCGATTCGGACGATGATGAGGCCGTAGCTGGCGATGATAATGCCCAGCGAGTGCCACAGGGCGCTGTACTGGACGAGAAGATGGGTGCCAAAAAACGCGCCAAAATGGAGGCTAAGGAGCAGAAACGACTGCAGCGTGAACAGGAACTGCACGATCGCGAGCAGAGAAAGGTAAAAGAGGCACAGGAAGAGGCAGAACGTAAGCAACAGGATGAGCTTGAAGCGGAGGTTGAACGCAAGAAAGCGGAGTCCGAACGATTGGCCAAGGAAGAGCGCGAGCGTAAGGAGCACGAAGAGTATCTGAAAATGAAAGCTGCCTTTAGCATCGAGGAAGAAGGCTACGAGGAGGGCGATGCCGACGAGAAGGAAAATCTGTTGGCCGACTTCATTCAGTACATCAAGGATAACAAGGTGGTTCTACTAGAAGATTTGGCAACAGCATTCAAGCTTAAGACGCAGCAGGCCATCGAACGCATTCAGGAGCTTCAAGCAAATGGCACTATAACAGGTGTTATTGATGATCGCGGCAAGTTCATCTACATCTCGGAAGCTGAACTGACAGCCGTGGCAAAGTTCATCAAGCAGCGCGGTCGTGTTTCTATAGCCGAGTTGGCGGAGAGTAGCAATAACCTAATAAACTTGACGCCCGTTGCTGCCGGCGAAGGCAGCGTCTAA
- the LOC117789696 gene encoding SET and MYND domain-containing protein 5, giving the protein MNHFEIQELPGKGRAMIASKSFTVGEIIFEEEPFVSHQFSWNAAYGYAACDHCMRPLETLVENVRRLANNNAVAVPLVEHDPTTQWLPQFTQCARCKARYCSEDCLVEAQKKYHRVSCMGAFRADDTHPINVLNETWKKMHYPPETGTIMLIVRLMAMYQQSNNKPEFLEQLQSFQALIVNREQKIYHKMLGENFEQQMEQLFAAFCNAFKGEEFAMFTTPYAFKTLMGILGTNSQGIATSVLAQWVTKVSDLPLPDADKKQLDTVIDELYEKVGDFAGEFLNNEGSGLYILQSKINHSCVPNAQSTFPYSNDIVVLKALAPIQQGDEICISYLDECQLERSRHSRHKTLRENYIFVCQCSKCKAQSCDPDVTSDEDEDDDEMDDCDDDDDMQ; this is encoded by the exons ATGAATCATTTTGAAATTCAGGAATTGCCCGGCAAGGGGCGGGCGATGATAGCCAGTAAAAGTTTTACAGTCGGTGAAATTATCTTTGAGGAGGAACCGTTTGTGTCGCATCAGTTCTCATGGAATGCAGCCTATGGATATGCGGCCTGTGATCATTGTATGCGACCG CTAGAGACATTGGTGGAGAATGTGCGACGTCTTGCCAATAACAACGCGGTCGCAGTGCCGCTGGTGGAACACGATCCCACAACGCAATGGCTGCCACAATTCACGCAGTGTGCACGCTGCAAGGCGCGCTACTGCTCCGAGGACTGCTTGGTGGAGGCACAAAAGAAATATCATCGTGTGTCGTGCATGGGCGCCTTTCGTGCCGACGATACGCATCCCATTAATGTGCTGAATGAGACGTGGAAGAAGATGCACTATCCTCCAGAGACGGGCACAATAATGCTAATTGTGCGCCTGATGGCCATGTACCAACAGAGCAACAATAAGCCTGAATTTCTGGAGCAACTCCAATCGTTTCAGGCATTGATTGTAAATCGTGAACAGAAAATCTATCACAAGATGTTGGGAGAGAACTTTGAACAGCAAATGGAGCAACTGTTTGCCGCCTTTTGCAATGCCTTCAAGGGCGAGGAGTTTGCTATG TTCACCACACCGTATGCATTCAAGACACTGATGGGCATATTGGGCACCAATAGCCAGGGAATTGCCACCAGCGTGTTGGCCCAGTGGGTTACCAAAGTATCTGACTTGCCTCTACCTGATGCAGACAAGAAACAACTGGACACCGTGATCGACGAGCTATATGAAAAAGTCGGCGATT TTGCTGGTGAATTTCTGAACAACGAGGGCTCCGGCTTGTACATTCTTCAGAGTAAAATCAATCACAGCTGTGTGCCGAATGCTCAGTCAACGTTCCCTTACTCCAACGACATAGTCGTACTCAAGGCCTTGGCTCCCATTCAACAAGGAGATGAGATATGCATTTCCTATCTGGACGAGTGCCAGCTGGAGCGAAGTCGCCACTCACGGCATAAAACATTGCGTGAAAActacatttttgtttgccaGTGTTCAAAGTGTAAGGCACAATCCTGCGATCCCGATGTTACCAGCGACGAGgacgaggatgatgatgaaatGGACGACTgcgatgacgacgatgatatgcaataa